The DNA window aatcaaaaataaaggaacggaagcctcttagtcctcttcacgctctgcttaaatccaaatataaaacaaaaaggaataaaaacagaaaagagccaagttagtaaggcctccgttcgtgacacagttcaaaactcccacgtacttccctccagccttttttcccctgcctctattccttaggaccaaccccgaacacagtagcacgttccctttagtatgcaaaccccgccccggtagtcagtggatcaccaatcccaaactgacaggtatccttaatttcacttgactccagtggctggaatttacatactcgtacttccgcccctaccaaggtgccgcccctcaaaaagatgacttttgtcatggtcacaagaccttggtaagggaagtcccgagttggtttgatgccttctactgttgggaggctgaattgcagaccgaaacccctttgactcatcacaggattACTGTGAAATATGGCAATCTATCTACAGTGGCtagcaaaagtattcacaccccttggacttttgcacatattattgtgttacaacatggaatcaaaattgattttattacgagtttttgccactgatcaatccagaaaaagcccataatgtcaaagtgaaaaataaaatctacagattgttctaaattaattataaatataaaacagaaaataattgattgcataagtattcaccccctttgctatgatacacccaaataagctctggtgcaaccaattgtctttagaagtcacataattagttgaatggagttcccctgtgtgcaattaaggtgtttcacatgattttggGTTAAATACACcagtctctgggaggtcccacagttggttagtacatttcctaacaaaaactacatcatgaagatgaaggaacattcaaagcaaatctggaataaggttctttcAAAGCCccagtcaggggtaggatataaaaacatttccaaggcattgaatatccccaggagcacagtaaagtccattattaagaaatggagagaatatggcacaactgttaatctgtctagaacaggccatcctcaaaaactgagtatccgtcCGAGAAGTGCACTAGTCAGGGAgtccaccaagaggcctatggcaactctaaaggagttacagtcttccacggctgagctgggagacatatacgacaacaatagcctgggtgtttcacaaaactggcctttatgggagagtggcaaaaaaaagctattgttgaaaaaaactcacatcaaatctcggctagattcggagactctgagaccaagtagaagaagattctatggtctgatgagaccaaaatagagctttttggcttcaatgTCAAGCGCtttgtttggcgcaagcctaacaacACACATCATcacaagaacaccatccctaccatgaagcatgggctacgctatggggatgcttctctgcatcagggtctggaaagctcaTGACGATAGAGGTCAaagtggatgcagcaaagtacagagaaatcctggaggaaaacctgctgaagtctacaagagacctgggacttctgagaagatttatcttccagcaggacaataaccccaaacatacagccaaagctacactggagtggcttaaaaacaaaaaggtcaatgtcctggagtggcccattcaaagcctggacctcaatccaattaagaatatggagttgaaaattgctgctgaccaaaggtcctcatccaacttgatggagcttgagcaattttgcaaagaagaacgggtaaaaattgcaatgtccaggtttgcaaagctggtagagacttatccaaatagactcatggctgtaattgctgccaaaggtgcctctaccaaacattgactcaagggggtgaatacttatgcaattaattcgtttctgttttttatttgtaattaatttagaacaatttgtagattttatttttcactttgacaaatGGACCTTTTTGTGATGATCAgtgtcaaaaactcctaattaaatccattttgattccacgttgtaacacaataaaatgtggaaaagtccaaggggggtgaatacatttgagaaccactgtatgcAGTAAGCACACTCGCTGTATTAGCCAGGTGAGTTGCCTACGCCTCTCTGTCACCCTGCATTGAGGGTTCGGGCACTCTAGCCAAACCACCCACTGGTAGGGCCTTAACCAGGGCCGCGATGGTGGAGTCTATCGGGGGAACCCTGCCAGGCCAAGCTTATCCGCGCCTTCTAAGGAGGCGAGCAGTGTTCCCTGTTTTAGTATGCAAGGACCTGAGGCCGGGCGCTCCCAGAAGGAGTTTACTTCCTCCATGAGGTCTGGGAAAGTTGGGAACCTCTGAGGACGAGGGGCCACCACCCATGTCTGGAAAATGGACCACTGTGGTTCTGCCTCTGGTGTCCAAGCTGGACAACGGGGAAGGTGGGGGGTGGGTACTGGCTTCTGAAGCACTCTCGAAGCCAGGCTGTTCCTCAGCAAGGATCTTACTCACTTGCATTTCAGACGAAAAGGAGATCCCGTCCCCAGAGGCCGCTATAGAGAACGTGTCCTCCTATGCCCGCTGAGACATCCCTTCCCACCCCTCCTGCACTCCCTTGGGGGAGGGCGGGTATGGCAATTGGGGTTGCAATGGGACATGGACAGGGGCCTGGGCTGCTGCTGGAGCCTGTTTAGCCAGGAGTTCTAGGACCTGGGATATCTGGGCCTTAAGGTTCATAATATCCCTCATTTGCCTCGAATACTTCACCCGTCTCGCTTGGGGTCCTGGAATAGGTCGTCTGGGGCTCCCAGAGCCACTGACAGTCCCGCTTGCCCTCATGGCCCTTTTCAACCAAGCCTCTTTCATTCAGGGTTGGAAAGCCTAAGAAATACTACAGGCCACGTCCCTCTCGAGGGCCAAGGTGACATGTTAAATGCCCAAGCACCACACGCAGAGGGTATGCCTGTCCTCCTGCAGAATGTTGGTGTTGCAGACCATGCAGGGACGGGACCCCGATTTACCTGACATGGGCCTGATGTTGTGCATTCCCACTGAACACTGCTTGCACTGCATTCCAGCACTGGCTAAGTGCGAACATCTTGTGCCCTCTTTCTAGTGCTGTAGCAAGGATACTAAACACTGCACACCATGCACTGAGTACCGTGGGCACCTTGTGCATCATGTCCCATGCCACACTGTATGTCCTTGCACTGTGTAGTACTAAGCGACATGTGCACTGTGCACTGAGTGCACTGTGTGTGCTAAGCCCCGCGCGCACCAAGTACCTTGACACTATGGGCACTGGGTGCTGTGCATCACCGTGGGCTGTAACGCTAGTTTGAGGCAGTGACTATGCACTGTGTACAAGGTTCACTGCGTGCACCGCTTGCACCATGCATCCCAAGTGCCATGAGCATTGAATACCATGCACTATGTGCACTGCATTCCGTGCAGCATCGTGTGTACTGAGCACCACGTATGCCATGTACCGTGCAGAGCTGATTGTTCACTGAGCACCTGTGCACCGAGATATAATATCATGAGCTATGGAGGAGAGCGTGGCTGGAAGAGTCACTCGACAGCTGGTGTAATGCAaagcctagccccgtggaggaactgtgtactctcaggaagaatagacaatcacccacggatgactgcacaggcagtcacatatgacagacagatataaagagcGGGCTACCACGCAAGCaaggaggccgctgaaagacagaaaggcaaaaaaggCTCAGTATTTTTAAAGTCTTTGATTCCgggaaagtggcaagccagctttcaacATGAATGAAAGAGAAATACAACCGACTCAAGaagtttttttctgttaacacgCTTAGCTAAgcacagaggtcttaccgtaccgtcAGAGGAAAAAATGAGAAATATCTTCCTTTGGCTGGCAGTTTTATTCCCTTGGTGGGCGGGactgagtgcatcatcccaggatggggcctatcggcagctctggtatagactgctcagcaatacctacccgaagggcagcaatatcccatacctaatgtcgtggtggtcgtcttcgaattgaaagggaaacaacGGTTCTGAACCACGGAAGGTGTCTATGTCAATCTATAGGGGGATCGGTTAGCATcctaataatacagtaattatagtaataataaaaacaaatacatgagtTGCGACAGCTACTCTATACCATATAACTATAGGGAACTTCACTGAACAGACTAGGAAATAACACATCAATAAAATATGAGATAGAGTCAAGGTTTCTATAAGAGACTCTCTGTTGGCGAGGAGTCCTTCAGATAGAGCTGTTTTGTTGGAAAACTGagctttggatattttttttaattataaaagaaGCTGCAGGAGCGCAGGTTTTGGCATCCCAGTGGAAGTGTATGGGTGAGATTTCTCACACAAAGCAAGGCATGCAAACAGagatttttaaaacccattttgCTACCAGAATATTTTTTACTGTGTCTTATAactctttcaaaactgcccacGTGTGCTCTACAGAGCAAATAGAAGGCAGTATGTGACAAGGAGATTTAGAAAATGATTTCATCCGCAAGAACCACTTCCAACAAACTGTAAAGTGGAAACTAATGTAAATAACAATGTGCAGTCACCACATTTCTAAAGGTGATGTGCTTGTTCTTATTGAGTTGTTTTATGTTTGAACAGATCTGCTGCTGTATTGTTCTATGTTTGGAACCGTGTAAGAAAGCTGGTTGAAGTTTATGAAGAATCATATCATTGGATTTTCCAACATGGGAAACAAGGTGAAATCTGTTATGCGCGTTTGGCTAAAAATGTTCATTGTTGGTGAGTATTaacacttctttctttctttctttctttctttctttctttctttctttctttctttctttctttttttcttttcttttctttctttctttctttgcacttaattctttctttctttctttgcactTAATATCTTGGTATCCTTGAATAGGTAATGGCCTACTCTTCAAATTCATCCAGTcattctgtatgtatgtatgtatgtatgtatgtatgtatgtatgtatgtatgtattattattattattatttattattattattattattattattattattattattattatctggaaACACATGTGTAGGGAGTGAGAATTGTGAATTGAAGCGTACTGGAGTGACAGTAACACATTATACTAGCAGCCGGTTAGCTGGTAGGCGAAGTAGGCAAATGCCGAGAGCGGCAAAATTCAGATCACGTCATAATTTCAAAAATCTGTATTCTCCCAGCTTGCATTATGACTTGAATCATGACAAGTAGCCCACATTTTATTAAAGTCGGTACACTCACAGCTTGGCGCTACTGTACCGTAagacttcaaaaaacaaaatacacgttattgtattgttaaaaaaaaaaaaaaaaaatggttgtcaGTTTCGAACCCTGGTTGTTGCAAGTGAAAAGGTTAGCTGCATAAATCCCACTCAAGCAGAAACTAGGTAAGTtacttaaaatattataataatcataCTAATAATACTGTGTGAAGGTGCTGCACAATACAACAATACTAGACTTTCAAAGTGATTAACGTGGCACTTATGCTTAAATGGGAGAAACATAGCCTGCTTTTATTTCAAGTGGATAGGTTCCATTACTGTCCTAATGTGGGAGCGCGGTTTCTCAAAATTGAAACTGAATGATGCCtttgcagcaaaaaaaataaatacaaagatgtGGGGTGAGGGGCAGGAGTCACGTTTTCATAAactttttcaaagtctttttttttttttttaaatcaatacctttggtacatttttcttttttttttgggggggggggggggggggggtttttatATATTGCCTAGGGCGGCAAAATGTGTAAAGCCGGCACTGCTACCAACAATACAGAAAACTGCTaaacaataatcaataatcaaaaAACAGAGTATAGCAAAATCTCTAGgaaaccttataaaagtttgccatagtaaaaagcatagcagagtgtaataaagcataatgacagcatggtaaagcatatgtaagcattgtaaagaccagaaagttatggtacagcatattaaaaaacatagcaaactatgataaactaacccttataaaagtttcccatagtaaaaccacaaggaagcattgtaaagcctacagaggtatggtaaaacatagggaagtaTCGTAAAGCAGAGAGAGctatggtaaagtataggtaagcatagtaaagcatatttaaaaacataacaaacctGAATAAATGCTATATGACTGCAGTCAGCAAGTACACTTTTTAATCCTTGTATAATTCTGTATGCTTTGCAGGATTCTTACAGGCAGCTTCCCGTGAAAACATATACAGCTCTGAGAAGAGCGTGGTTACTTTGCCTTGTGATGGGAAATCACAGGCACAAGTAACATGGAGCTATAAGAAAGATGCTTCTTCTGCATACTCCATCATTGTCAAGACTTTAGGAAGTAAAACACTGTTTGGTAGGTTACCTTGATACCAGACCACCTCTGCTCATCTGTGCAGCTTGGACAGGAGAGGAAATATTTAGTCACCCATACTTTAACCCACTACTGAGACcccattctttctttctttctttctttctttctttctttctttctttctttctttctttctttctttctcacaaAATAGCTTGGTGACCTGAATAGACCTTCGTCTcctcttcaaatacatgcaacaTATTTTAACAAGCTATCCCACAAGTGCAGTAGCATCTGAAATATTCTGCATTCAGAAGCAATTAATGCAGGATCACTAGGGGGGACACATGTTCTTCGTTATACccccaaaaatgtgtttctggaAAACTGACTACTCAACCAACCTTGTGCAAGTCTGACCAGTCCTTCCCCAGTACAGAACCCAGTCTCTGTGCATTCACTCATGGCTCCAGTGCTTGTTGCAGGGGGGTGTTTGCAGTGTTTATTAATAACTCTCCTTTTCCAATGTTCCGATGTCCCGACATTTTTAACCAAACTTCAAAGAAGACATGGTTTGCAACGGAGCCAGATAACACTTCTTGTGTTAattatgtctgtctgtctttatgtctgcagctttaatgaaacaaaactctGGAAGACTGTcgtaaacaaacacagacacgaaGAAGGAATTATCTTTAGTGTCAAACTGAGCAGGATCATGACATTTCCAGAATAACACTGTTCATGTAGTTTACTACACTaaattaaaagtatgcaaaatCGCAATACATGTGATTAGAACACATAATCCACGAACTGGAAAGAGCAGTGATTGAGCAGCAGTCACACgttgtttgttagtttatatagtaatatatagtGACGCAAGcactatattcaaataaataagacATGTAAACAAAGCACTGTGCAATTTTCATCTATGTGTTCTGATTCTGAACTTTTGAAAAAAGGTGCTATGTAGCAGTTTGCTGAATCCAATTCtctttcataaaaacaaatgaaaggaaATGACACATCTATCCTTTAATCAGACTTGCTGAGTAGATTTCTGCTAAACTATCGTTCTATCTTGAATGACAGTATTGTTTTTTGAAACAGGTAAAGATGTCTTGCTAGCTAGCAGCTTGCTCAGGGCTGGCAGTGCTTGTGAAACTGGCCCCTGACCACCTGACTCACCaatgtttttatatcctgtattttgttttatttgctaggTTCCACTCCAGTTAAATTAAAAGCAAGACTCCAAAGTGCAACCCTGCTTATACAGGACGTGGAGACAGACTTCGCTGGTTTTTATCAATGCGAGATTTCTGGTATAAAGAAAAAAGAGTACAATCTACAGGTTGTTTCTGGTAAGCAACAacgaaaatatatattttttggggggtgggggtgggggggattcaTTAGAGTTGCACTGGGCAACTCAAATATGCTTCCCTGCCTCTCTTCAGAGACATTTTAGTAACAGGAAGTACAAAATGACATATTAAAGAGGTTGGAAATTAACTTGTATAACACAAAGCATGAAACTCTGAAAAGTAGTGACACCTACTGTCCAATAGAGGGAGCCGACTTATCTAACCCATGTTGCACATGTCTATCGCTAAGAacttgaactgaagagcagctcctttAACTGGGCAAAAGCATCTTAATACAGACTATATGAAAGAAAGCACAGTAATTAAGTCACAACGATAGGGAACACTTTGAATGATGGTAAACGTCATTGAAATTGAAGGAAGTaaagaattattattgttgtacgAAACAAACTTTAGTATGTCGACAagttctgtttaattctaacacaGTTTTTTTCTTGGATATTTATAgtaacaaataaagtacaccaaAACCAGACAGAAAATGCAGTCATTTCAGGGGGACCCCAGCTAGTGCTCTTGTTGTTTATGTCATTAGAAACCCTCGAGGGAAGGACAGTCTTGCTATGTACATTACTCCTCATATCTTCCAGTGGTTCCAGAGCGCCCCGGCCCCTACCTGCAGTCTTCCTCGTTGAAGCTGAACTGTGTGGTCACCGGCAGCTCTGGCGATGTACCAGTGTGGCTCCAGCCTGGTAGTGAGGAAGTGTGGAGTTCAAACACCACCCTGGAGATTAAAGAGTTAACAACGGAACACAGTGGGATTTGGAGGTGCAGAGTGGAGTCCTTTAAGCTGGAGCAGAGAGTGGAGGTGCTGGGTGAgaacagttttctttctttctttctttctgataaAATAACATTGAAAACACAGATGGATAAGCTCAGGTTGAGTGAACAATTCTGTCATTGAAAATAATCATTATCTATGATCAAATGTGAAATATTAACCTCTTAATACCACCAGCAACATTGCATCAACTCAACCTTCTCTTTTCTAATgaagattttgtattatatatatatatatatatatatatatatatatatatatatatatatatatatatatatatatatatatatatacacacacacatatatataacacacacatgtgtatatatatatacacacacacacacatatatatatatatatatatatatatatatatatatatatatatatatatatatataaataacagtctgcaattaatatatataatacacaaatattcttaaaaaaaatattttatcattCATGTATTAACCCACAACCCATACCCATACCATTAGTGAGAATTATAACAGGCATAGTACGATAATAAAGGCTACTTTGGAATTTGCCGATTATCTCAAATACAATGCTATAAATGAAAAGCTGGTGTGGGGCTTCCTGGTTCCTAATCACTTTCTGTGTGTCAGTCAGACTCTCTGCAATCTACCAATATGCAGCAGTTTATCAGTGGGGTTGCGGTTCAGTGTTAATGTTGCCATATTTATTAAGAGGAATTTTTTGGTTAGCCCTCATTAACaatgtgggtaacactttacattaagtgtctctaattacagtgtatttacttagtagttagtaattacaatgttattgttgcatagttacaatgtatttaatgtgtaaatctttttatatgatataatcctaaccctaacctttttctgaTTTACTCATTAAGTACATCATAACTGtgcataacattgtaattacgtgtaagtgcacatgtataagtaattactatgtagatacacagtaattggagacacttaCTGAATTACAGATGTAAACTGTTTCCAAAATGAGTTTGTCAAATGTCTATATTTACATTGTCCAGGTATTAAAGCTGACCCTTCGTCTGGGACCCTCTCTGTTAAAAAAGGGGATTCAGTCTTCTTTCCTTGCGAGCTGAGCAGCAGCCTTACTGAACCCCAGTACCAGAGTGAGGGAGCGAGGTGGAGCCGAGTTACACAGGAATATCCCATTGAACAGGAAATACTCTTGCTCGATGGTTCAGGAAAAATCCTTGAACtaaataaactgcaaaacagGATGTTATTCTCTCCCTCCAAGGGGAACCATTCCATCAGCCTGAGCAAGGTCAGACCTGCTGATGCTGGGAAATACACGTGCCAAGTGCAAATCAGTGGAACTGTGATGAAGAAATTCTTCCAGTTAAACGTGCTGAGTGGTAAGTCAGATTCACACTGATTGCTCAGAGCCGAGTGCTCTGGGCCTGATATACAGTTACTGTCAAATGTCAGTACTGACAGTTCTGTATGACACTGTATGCACTAATGGCTAACTGCTCTGGATATTATATATGACGGTGAATTAGCTGACTGTCATTTTGTTTGCACTGCTGTGTGGTGtgagggtgagtcacacagtcaggggtgCAGGtctgtgtcctggctgtgctaAGTTgttggtctttgctggggattccgaagggatCGTCACTTTGGATCTGGCACTTCTGTGGGgtagggaggcaaaatcagcagggactgtttctcctcatcatgctacagagaaccctgctggccagggagctcagagtggacacctgcagggctggcctttgtcctctaaaggttggtagctcgctgacatccgctctcaagttcctgggtgtagaagagaaagctggcttggtcgtgggatcggaggacgcccactgaaccttcacttctcctgagcaactgtgtggggaattgttgcggtgaaagaaaaaaaaaaagtaattgacattctaaattggggacaAAATAATAgggtaaaaaattaaaaataaataataatgtagaaTGTAATGAGTTATTAAGTAACCAAGAAGGAATCCTAATGTAATCACTGATGCCCGCTCTCCTGTGTTCTTTAGTCGAGTCCAGCGGAGTTAATGGTGTATGCTCTCTGCACGGCAACGCATCAGGATTTTTAATGGAATGGAGGGACGAGGATGGGCTGAAGAGAGACTCACCAATGCAGGAGGTTGACAACAAGACCACACTGATCCTCTCCATGGCCCAGAGGAACTCCACAAAGTTGAAATGCAACTTATACCTGGGCAGCAAACTGCAAACCAGCATCGACTACACACCAGGCACAGCAGGCAAGCACAGCACACTCCTGCAGTCAGAGGCTAAAGTAAAGCACAGTTCCCATGCACATAATGTACTCATTGCATATTAAATATACACATTGGTGTGAGAGGTCTTTTAAAGCTTTTCAAAAGGATTGACGTTCCTTGCAtcacatttgattttttcagagtCATGACAGCAGACACATGGTTAGGATTGCAAGAAGAAACACCCAGagtcattgtttaaaaacaaattaaaacatttttagaaaatggAGACTGCACTCCAGGGCTTGTGGGTTGTGATGTATAAACATACAGCTTTGCTTTGTGCCTCCAACCCAACTACAACTGTAAGTTAATGCAACACAATATACACCCTGTCCTGTGTTATCCCTTACAtattaaacaacttctaaaaactcaaattcattttttattattatttttttgcatgtgtggcctattaaagtggtgaattcaattagacaatcactcatttgcatattttaataatttttagttTCAATGGTTTGATTTCATGTGCAcaataaattaaaactacagaagcaatgggatgttctaataaatttgcacacaacTGCAAGCACATGCTAGagccattttcatttgaaaacatgataTCTGTTGCTGTTCTAGGTTAAAggaaaatctgtttgcaagctgtgctttttgactgtcttgtacttcctgggtcatttcacctggaggatgTAATtgcccaccccttcactggcttcttcccTGTCAATATCCAATCAGCTGTGTTCCattttgactgacatgctttcagctagTAACATGCTCAGACCCACAAGACACTGTTGACCCAGGTAGTACAattgcaaacagataacccaagtATAAGGCACAGAACCTTCTTTTAAACTAAAGTAGAACCAGAtctcatgtttcaaaatgaaaatacacttgAGGCATGACATTACAACGtccagaaatactaaaagaaacataaaaaattcAATGCATTGGACATCCAAAAGGACTTCCAGTAGAAACGTCTGTCACTGAATCTATTGGGTTTCTTCTAAGACTTCTGAATTCCACACgactgagtgtttaatagttctgCATGTGATTCCAGTGTTGTTGGTTTTCTTCTTCTCCCTGCCACAAGgtgacagcagcagcaacaacgtGCGCTCCAGAGGCTGGGTGGCATCTGTTCTGAAGATGGAGTTGTGGGTTCTGATCTCAATCTGTGTGGGCGGAGTCATCCTGATTTGTCTCGTTGGCATTGTCATTGGGCTACTGGTGAGACGGCGCCGCCTGAAGGTAAAATGAAGAAAAGCAACAAAGCTGAATTAAAAAGTTCTGGCTGACCACACACTACCCCCCGCCACCccgaaaaaaaatacagtgcctaccctttaaaggagtgctaatcaTCTCTAAAATCCATGCCATGCTCTTACCTGTTGTTAGCTTTATtaatattatcactggtcccctttAAGATGTGCTAacttgtttattcttttttatatccAGAGACTGGCTCGGAGAAGAAGGTCGGAAAAAATACCTTTGACCCCGCAGCAGTACTGTCAGTGTCAGCGGTGAGTGAGAATTCAAATTCAAAGCCCACTCCCATcaccatacccccccccccccccccccccccacgcggCTATGCTTTCACAAAGGGAGTTACACTGGGATCCACATTCAGCTCCTATAGCCATTTAGATTTCCTCCaatctttaatgaactcctattttttaaaagataaatcctaAGTTAATTTTATGAAACTACAACCAAACAGctaaagtatttgccccctgtctgattttctgcatttttgcatatttttgacattgaatgttatcagatcttcaaccaaaatctaagaTAAAagagaccctgagtgaacaaataacacacaattttgatacttatttcatttatttattaaag is part of the Polyodon spathula isolate WHYD16114869_AA chromosome 13, ASM1765450v1, whole genome shotgun sequence genome and encodes:
- the LOC121326283 gene encoding hemicentin-1-like isoform X2; translation: MKNHIIGFSNMGNKVKSVMRVWLKMFIVGSTPVKLKARLQSATLLIQDVETDFAGFYQCEISGIKKKEYNLQVVSVVPERPGPYLQSSSLKLNCVVTGSSGDVPVWLQPGSEEVWSSNTTLEIKELTTEHSGIWRCRVESFKLEQRVEVLGIKADPSSGTLSVKKGDSVFFPCELSSSLTEPQYQSEGARWSRVTQEYPIEQEILLLDGSGKILELNKLQNRMLFSPSKGNHSISLSKVRPADAGKYTCQVQISGTVMKKFFQLNVLSVESSGVNGVCSLHGNASGFLMEWRDEDGLKRDSPMQEVDNKTTLILSMAQRNSTKLKCNLYLGSKLQTSIDYTPGTAGDSSSNNVRSRGWVASVLKMELWVLISICVGGVILICLVGIVIGLLVRRRRLKRLARRRRSEKIPLTPQQYCQCQRKRTNNGSRRLNSYQEEDN
- the LOC121326283 gene encoding hemicentin-1-like isoform X1, which produces MKNHIIGFSNMGNKVKSVMRVWLKMFIVGFLQAASRENIYSSEKSVVTLPCDGKSQAQVTWSYKKDASSAYSIIVKTLGSKTLFGSTPVKLKARLQSATLLIQDVETDFAGFYQCEISGIKKKEYNLQVVSVVPERPGPYLQSSSLKLNCVVTGSSGDVPVWLQPGSEEVWSSNTTLEIKELTTEHSGIWRCRVESFKLEQRVEVLGIKADPSSGTLSVKKGDSVFFPCELSSSLTEPQYQSEGARWSRVTQEYPIEQEILLLDGSGKILELNKLQNRMLFSPSKGNHSISLSKVRPADAGKYTCQVQISGTVMKKFFQLNVLSVESSGVNGVCSLHGNASGFLMEWRDEDGLKRDSPMQEVDNKTTLILSMAQRNSTKLKCNLYLGSKLQTSIDYTPGTAGDSSSNNVRSRGWVASVLKMELWVLISICVGGVILICLVGIVIGLLVRRRRLKRLARRRRSEKIPLTPQQYCQCQRKRTNNGSRRLNSYQEEDN